The Girardinichthys multiradiatus isolate DD_20200921_A chromosome 9, DD_fGirMul_XY1, whole genome shotgun sequence genome segment ATATTCATACTGATATAGAATGGGTAATGTGTTGGCAACAAAAAGATGCcacatcatttgatgaaaatgaataTTAGCAACCCACAGACGACTTGATCCGAAGTCCCAGCAAAATGAAACGGATGTGGCAGGCTAGTCCAATTGCTGACACGTCAATGCAGCAATTCATATTGGCTCCCCACGTGCTTGTGTGCATGCCTGACAACATTGGAGCGTGCTCCTCATGAGATGACAGATGGTGTCCTGTTGAAACTCCTCCCAGATTCTGACAAGGGCATCACTGAGAtcctggacagtctgaggtGCGACCTGATGGCGTCGTACGGACCTAAATATGATGTCCCAGAGATTGTCTATTGGACTCGGGTCAGGAGCATGGAGGCCAGTCAATGATATCAATTCCTTCAGGAACTGCCTGCGTACTCTTGCCACGTGAGGCCGGGCATTATCACGCACCAGGAGGAACCCACAACCCACTTCACCAGCGAAGGCTCTAACAATGAGTGACACTGACCATGGTCAAATCCAAATCTATTGAAAAGCAGTCAGAAAATGAGGAGAGAAAAAATGTCTGTGGTCTTCGCCTGCAAAACCATCCCTGTTTTTGGGGTCGTCTCATTGTTGCCCCTTTACACCAAAACACCTGACACTGATTAGCAACCCCCTCAACTTCTTaactgaccagatcaatattcCCCAAGTTTAACTGACTTAATATTATACTCCGAttaaaaaatgtactttttatttttttgagcagtgtataatatTAGTAAATATTGGTTACTGACCATAACAGCAATCTTAATATCGGATATCTGCCCATATTTTTACAACGAATCCCTAATCTGAACAAGATTTTTCAATATCCCCgtcattttgttttccttttcaatGCGTAAAAtatgttggttttgtttcaaagCATCGTAAAGAAGTAACAACTTGAAAGGCAAACCTCTGAAGAACACGAGGAGTTGGAAGACCTCTCTCTGGTGCATTCTGTATAAAAAGATCAGAACAATTTAATCACATGATCAAACACAATAACACATGTGCTTTATttcagaataaataaatgatactGACCCCCTGTACCCAAGGATGCTGTAGGACCTGAGCAGCACTGAGGCGCAGGGTGGAGTCCCGGACCAGCAGCTTGGATATGAGATCCTTGGCTTCTTTTGTGATGTGTGCCCAGTCCTTGTCTGGAAACTCATACTTGCCCTCCTGGATGCTCTCAAACAGGAAACTCTGAGGAAAACgatatttctttacttttaaaaacaagtcaaaaatGTGTCTTAGCACTATTGCTTCCAAACATAAACACCAATCTGGTAGCATTCTGTATTCAAGAGCAGATGTTATTAGCTAATCCCACCCTATTAATAATTTGTAAACGTTCCAACACCCTCTAGGTACACACCTGCATGGGCAAACATCTCTTAAGTGTGAATTAAATAAGGATGATATTACCTGTGGACACATGATGCCAAACAAAGGCTGCTTTCAACTAGCTAATCAGACTTGATGACTTTGTTTTGGTGGTTTTATTTCTCATCTGAGAAATAATAATACCCATAAAATCTACTTTACTGATACAACTGAAGCTGAGGATTTTACCTCATTAACAAGGGCACCGATTTCCCAATTTATAGctaccattttatttttgtatcatACGCAATCAGCAACTGTTACAAAATTGTATCTGATTTTTGGAGATTATACCGCAGCTGAGAAGTGGTAATCTGCTGTTAAATGAATCTGGTCGACACCTTAATGCCTTAAATATAATGTTCTGCTGCCATTTAAGGTGATGTGCATAATGCACACTAGAAAAAGTAGTTTAGAAAAGACGCAGTGTGGATTTAATGAAAAGGCTCCTCTAACGAACTCAAATTCTTCCAGCAGCCAAATCCTAACCTTGTGATTAGACAGTATTTACCAAACACTAAGTTAAAGATACAGCCCTGTAAAAGTATTTCTAcatctttttaacattttgtcactttgtaATCACGAACTGTAATGCATTATATGGGGTGTAGTGTGATACATTGTTCTCAAAACTTCTATCCCCATTCATTCCTAGTTTTTAAGTATTTCAGCAGATTGGTTTTAGtgctgggctttgactgggccattctcacacatgaatatgctatgACCTAAAACATATCATTGTAGCTCCCGCTATAAGGTTAGGATCTTGGTccttttttaaaggaaaaccTCTAAAAATGAGGCCCTTTCTGCTTCCTGCTCTTTTATAAAGTCCTCATATCACAGATGTCACCAGCTGAAACAGGCAGATTTATTTGAGCATTACTTTGTCTTCCTTGTATGGAGCTGTAATGGTAAAGCTCAATCTATGCATGGACTGAGTTACGAGTCGGACAttagaaaacacagaaactaaTAGGAGAGCCTACCTGGCACGCTCTGCATGCTTCTCCTCGGTCCCACCCGCAGTCAGTGCCACAGTGACCTGTGAAGGGGGGGCTTCCACTCAGCAGGATGTACAGGATGACCCCAAGGCTCCAAAGGTCACAGCGCTTGTCATAGAAGGAGGTCTCATCGGTGAATGCCTCTACTACTTCTGGAGCCATGTACTCTGCTGAGCCACACTAAGAGGGTGAAAAGTTAACATGTAAAAAAGTCACATCAGCGTAAATAAGAGGTTTGAATGAAATGTTATGGGCCTATACCGGTGTGGTAAGCTCTGGAGTGGTTATGGGGGTACAGGCACTGCTGAGCTTTACTCCACTTCCCAGATCAAAGTCGCAGATTTTTACCGGCGACACCTGAGAGAAAACAGAAAGGGGAAGTGCACCTTTATAACAGTCATAAGAAACATCAACAAAGATAACCGTCTTTCTTAAAGCTTAATACGTCACTTACTCGGTCAGTGTATTCACAGAGGATGTTTTCCAGCTTCAGGTCTCTATGGGCAATGCCTGAGAAAAACCACATGtgaaaaacaacatcctatcttcttCATGTTAGACTTTGGAATATtagctgtttggaaataaatATACCCTTTGTGTGAAGAAAGTCCAAAGCTTGGGCAATGTCCCTGACTACCTTACTGGCCTCCAGTTCATTAAAGTGCTTTCGGTTCTGGATGTGTGTAAGAATGGAGCCTGCGGGAAGAGACGAGGATTACATGCATCTCTgtttacaatgccttgcaaatgAATTCACACTCGTTTGAATTTTTACCGTTTTAAAAAGGATTCACAGTTTGTTAAActgttttacaaagtaaaaaaatgaaatgagtgGCACCCTTTTACATGGACCCATCTTTACCCTAAATAATACACAAACTATAGTCTACATAAGCTCACTTTTTTCTCAATATAAATCCatctgttctctgaaggccacagaggtttgttcgagaacattagagaacaaactgcatcaggaagaccaaggaacacagcagacaggtcagagcgaatgttgtggagacatttaaagcaggttATAAAACCATATCCTGAGCTTTGAGGTCACACAGAGCAATCCATCATAAGAAAATGGCATGAGAACATCATGCACATAAACCACCAGGCTGGGTAacgagagcattaatcaaagaagcatcTAAAAATGCACCCCTCCCCGGGTGGAGCTAAACGCAAGTGTATCGTGTAAGAAAACCTGCTAGGGTGtcttcacacttgccacttttggtccgctttaaacggaccagagtgcGTTTCTCcgcttggtccggaccttttgtgcaggtgtgaatacactcaagcgaaccctggtctggaccaaacaaccggacagagacccactttttgaggtggtctcggtccgcttccaaacggactctggtgcggttcgcttatggtctgaatacaaaccggccccgatccgaaccaactacaaaaagcgtacctctctttggacataaaaacccattgtagccggtagcaaaggtgtgtgttgtaaggtaattaTACCTGATaggctgtgtgttgcttagcaacgctactggcttgttatgggacaaggcacgtagacaATGTTGgtgttcagcacgcattctccaacGGGGTTCCagaattataaatggaacgtctcaaaatctgtgttgaatgagctgctcttcagcctcacattaatattgcagctttaataacggcataaatatgcagaacagagatgctgcacgcagcacgtctacagctgttttcctcaatttccgggtctgtgctctgtcccgcccccatcatttctgtccaatgggaacaatgatcgtcacccgcgtggctttgtttacaagtaatagttcacttgcaaaaagtacaatgtgaaaacaaaccgcaccaaatgaaaaaaataaagttcgcttttggtccggaccaaacaagcggaccaaaggacgttcctggtgtgaatacaaccttagaggctgcaaaagatttgaaataaaagctgaacTGGGGGTTTCCTGTCCTGCAGGAGGAACGCCCCTGGACATGCGGCCAGAACTGTAGCAGATTAGTTTAGATCTAAGCATATCGTGTGTTATAATAACCTAGCCAAAGCCCAAAcctatattcaattcaaaatttgTGGCAAGGCTTGAACACTAATGTTGATatatgctctccatccaatctaactgagcttcgactattttacaaagaataggcaacatttctgtttctgcaAAACTAGTAGAGACATGCTATTAAACACTTACAGTTCTAATTGTAGCGAAAGGTGGTTGTACATAATTATGACCCGGAGATGGGGTGGGGCGCTGAATATATTGGATGCCAaacttttttgatttttatttgggattttgaGAGAGAAAAGATATTTCTTCCACTTTATGTTGGTTCAACACATAAAATTCTAACAAAATACATTGGATCTTGTAGTGGTAAtgggaaaaggttcaaggggggtGAATATCTTTGCAAAGCTGTGTATATGGAGACACCGGTAACAATGTAAAAGTGAATTTGTGCAGATTGCAGTGTTAATACCTGATACTTACCTCCACGCAGCTTTTCAAACACCAGATAAAAGTACGAGCTATCTTCAAAGAACTGGATCAGCTCCAATATGTTTCTGAACAGAAATATTTAGAGCCGATTAGAAACAATTTCACTTtcatttgaatgtatttttaaatgatacCGTGAACAGACTTCATGCACTCACTTGTTTCCTTGACACTGATACAGAGTCTCAACCTCTCTAAATACTCTGTTGCGGCTGTGGCCTGCAGCCTTTTCTATGAGCTGTGAAAAACATCATAGAAAACACGTCTAGttgtgcaaataaaaacaaattgttttgatgatacaacaaaaaacattactCACTTTCACAGCAAACTCCTGCCCATTTTGCAGACTCACACAACCTTGAACTTTAGCGTATGCCCCCTGACCAAGTACCTCATCCGTAAGTTTGTAAAGATCTGTGTAAGAAAGTAGGGCATGAAACTTCTGCTGATGTTTATCAAGCATCAAGCAATTAAGGCAGCATTGTCTGTGCTTAACAAATATCAAAAGTGTTCCACAataattttagcttttttacCATTAAAGGTGCCTGTGAAGCTGTCTGTCGCTCTAGtccttttcttctttctccttttGGCAAAATCTGGGAGGTTCACAGGCTGACTTTTCTCAATCTCTGCAGCAGCACAGAACAATGCAGGTGCAAATTGAACATACTATATTTGAAAGGGTGTTCTAGCATTCAGATATGCACAGAGTTGCTACAAGTATCAGAAGTGGTGCGTACCTGTTGGACCTTGCGAGGGAGCGTGCGGTTCTTCTATGATATTCCCATTGTTCTGAATTCTCGCAAAGTTTTGTCCTACTTGGCCCTCAGCCAGAGGGACACCCTGTAACAGAGAGAAGAAAGCCGCACAGGACGGGCAGGGAGGGAGAGAAGGGAAAAAGCGAGAGCAGCCAGAGAGTTCAGGTGGTAACCAGCTGAAAATGCAGGAAAAACAATTAATATTATTTCCACTCAGGCTCGATTGTTTCATGGTGATGGAATGGAGAACCGTTTACTTCTGCAAAAACTTGCACACAtatccaaaacaaatttacagctGCTTCCTAACCATTAAAActcagtcttttattttttttttcctgtaacaGATGATAAAAATTGAAGTAACACCATTACATGTTTTATCTCAACCCTGGACACAACTGCAAATATTCAGACAATCTTTCAGAGAGAAAGACTCATGACGTATGGTTgaacttccttttttttttcagatcagATAAACCTAGTTTGTGTGAGGACAACTTTCAGTCAGCTCAACATCCTGAAACACGTATAGTAAAAGAGAAGAGCAGATCAAACCTGGAGAGGATGCTGGATGGTttgcagctctgacatcatGCTGTGCCTCACCATATCTGCCAACTGAATGATTACAAACATACTCAGTCAGAAACTCAGTGCCGAGGCCTGCTTGTAATATGTAATAACAAGCTAGTGCTGTAAGGAATGAGGGAGCTAGTTGAAAGAATCTGAGCTATGACAATAAATCACCTAGGTACAGATGTATTTAGCTTCAACAGAAATTCCTGTGTGTCTTTgtcacatattttcagtttggaTGCATTCCGTGTAAGGCTGATCAGCCCCA includes the following:
- the mknk1 gene encoding MAP kinase-interacting serine/threonine-protein kinase 1; this translates as MVRHSMMSELQTIQHPLQGVPLAEGQVGQNFARIQNNGNIIEEPHAPSQGPTEIEKSQPVNLPDFAKRRKKKRTRATDSFTGTFNDLYKLTDEVLGQGAYAKVQGCVSLQNGQEFAVKLIEKAAGHSRNRVFREVETLYQCQGNKNILELIQFFEDSSYFYLVFEKLRGGSILTHIQNRKHFNELEASKVVRDIAQALDFLHTKGIAHRDLKLENILCEYTDRVSPVKICDFDLGSGVKLSSACTPITTPELTTPCGSAEYMAPEVVEAFTDETSFYDKRCDLWSLGVILYILLSGSPPFTGHCGTDCGWDRGEACRACQSFLFESIQEGKYEFPDKDWAHITKEAKDLISKLLVRDSTLRLSAAQVLQHPWVQGNAPERGLPTPRVLQRNSSTKDLTQFAAEAIAFNRQLSQHDEQQEDSGAIVCSMRLSPPSNSRLARRRAESNAMRSGDFSPVSDDLAA